CGTGCGACAGTACGTGAGATAGGAAACGGTGCGCCGTTGTCAGCGTGATGACGTGGTTCTCTCTCCGGTACGTATCATCATCGTGAGAAGTGCCGAAGGGGTTAGCCGTCCCACGGGCGACGATCAAGATCGCCCTGACGATATGCTCAAACCGTGAGCGTACGCAGCCTGAATCTGGATGATTTGCGCTGCTTCGTGGCGGTTGCGAATCGATTGAGTTTTGCCCAGGCGGCACGAGAGCTGCATCTGACGCCACCTGTCCTCACCAGGCGGATAAGTAACGCGGAGCGAATCCTCAATGCGAACCTGTTTGTTCGCGATACGCGTACGGTCACGCTCACCGGTGAAGGCGCCAGGCTGCTGCCGCTTGCACGGGAGATCATCGAGAAGTTCGACAAGATGCCCGACGAGATTGCCAAGGGGCCGCTCCCGGTAAGGAAAATAACCTGCGGAGTGCCCCCGTGGTTTCCTCCGACGCTGCAGAACAAGCTGACGGTACTGGGGAAAGACAATGCGGAGAAGTTCACGCTGACGCAGGCGCCACTGGTCGGCTCTGAGATCATCGACGGCATCCTGCACGAAAGGCTGGACTTCGGGTTCGTCAGGCCAAGCTCGCAGGCCACCGTGCTCTCCTATACCACCGTGTGGAAGCAGCGGATCGGGGCGGTGCTTTCTCGGGCGCTGTATCAGTCCCGCGAATCTATCTGTGTAGCAGAACTTCTCGCGCTCGATTACATCGGTGACCGGCGCGACAGCGATACCGAGTATCGGCGCGATGTGGAAGCGGAGCTGGAGAAACACGGTCAGCTGACGCGCGCGGAATTCACCCCCGGTGATGCGGGACTGGCCAAGCAAGGCATCGCATCGGGTCAAGCCTTCAACCTGGCGCCAGTGCCTTCGCCGGGCGAACCGAGCGCCCTGGAATATGACGAGCTGGTGCTCGTACCGGTGTCGGATCTGCACTTCAGACTTCTGACATGCCTGGCCTACCGAGACGACACCGCCGGGCGTGATCGTGAGCTGCAGGGCGTTCTCGAGACCTTGCTTCTGTTGTTCCGCGAATAGCCGGCCATCTCGACATGCCCCGACAGCAAAACGATTAGTCGGGCACGCATTCACCCCGAGAAATTTGCTCCGATTGGCGGGCCGCAGGAAAGTCCACTCACGTCCATGTAACCCTGAGCTAGTCGTACGCGTTGTTACCCAATATCTGCTTCCTGCATGGCATTCGAATTGGCAAAGCAGGTTGTTTAGCCAACTCAATTCATCTATCCGGCGACGGCAGATCTGAGGAAATTGGCAAACAGCTTGATCAGGAGCTTGCCGGAAGGCCTCGGGTGCAGATAGGACCGGCACTGATGGGCATTGTGCAGTATGTTCATTTTGCAAAAGTAAAGGCATGTTTGTCGGGCGCCCAAGGGGGTTTTATGAAGCTTGGGCAGGTATTCGATCGGCGCCATAACGCGCTCACCACATGGCGTCTCATTCTCGCGGTCGGTGTGGTCTTCTGGCATTCGTGGCCGCTCACCGGTCGCGAAATCGACTACGCGCCGGTGACGCGGTTGCTGGGCGACATTTTCGCCGACGGCTTCTTCGTCATTTCCGGATTTCTCATCACCGCGGCCTGGATGCGCCGTCCGAACCTGAAGGACTACTGGACCTCCCGCATCCTGCGGATCTTTCCGGGCCTGTGGGTATGTCTGATGGTGATCGCCTTCGTCATCGCACCGATTGCGGCAAGAGTTCAACACACGTCGATCACGTTCTCCTCTGAGCTGGGATACGTGGTGAACAACGCCCTGCTCAACGTGACTTACTTCGATATCGACGGCACTCCCCTCAACGTTCCCTATTCGGGAGTGTGGGACGGATCGATCTGGACGCTGTTCTTTGTCCTGCTCTGTGACGTGATGGTCTCAGTGGTCGGCTTTGTCGGGCTATTGAAACGGCGTTGGACCATTCCGACTCTTCTCGTCGTCGCGCTGATCTGTTCCGCATACTTCTCGTACACGCCGGGGGCGTACACCTGGCCGCAGATGCTGTCACGGTTCTTCGTCGTGTTCCTTGCGGGTGCGTTGTTCTATCAGTACCAAGACCAGATCCCGGCCCGCTGGTGGTTGGTCGCACTGAGCATCGCGATCGTGCTGGGGTCCGGATTCACGCAGAACTATCGAGTGATCGGTGCCCTGCCGCTGGCCTACGCCTTGATCGTTTCCGGCGCGCTCATTCGTAAGACGCGACTGCGCAACGACTTTTCGTACGGCGTGTACATATACGCATTCCCGATTCAGCAGCTACTGGCCAGTTTCGGGTTGGTGCGGCTGAATCTGATCCTGTTCTTTGTGTTGGCAACGGCAGTCACCCTTCCGGTAGCCGCACTGAGTTGGTTCGTGGTGGAGAAGCGAGCTATAGCACTGAAGACGCGGATTCTTCGCAGGCCCGCCGCGCAGCCCGCGCCGCGCCGCGCCGCGGTGCCCTAGTACCAGTTGCGTTGGCGTTCAGTCTCGTTGCTGAGCCAGTACTCCCGAGCGTGGGGGGCCATTCAAGTGTTCATTTTCAATGGAAGAACTCTGCACGATCTTGGTGCTAGCTTTTGCTGTTGTGCTCCCCTTCACGCCCCGCCTGATCGTCGAGCCGGATGACGGACTGGCTCCGGTCCTGCAGTTCATCGAGAGTGCAGAGACATCGCTTCTCATCAAGCAATTCACCTTCACCGAGGAACGCTTGATCGAGGCGGTGATCGCGCGCCGCAAAGCGGGTGCGGACGTCCGGGTGATGCTCAACCCACAACGGTCTGGCGGTGACCGCGCCAACGACGACACGTTCGAGAAGCTCACCGACGCCGGGGTGAACGTGGCCTGGTCCAGTCCGAAATTTTATGTGACACACG
The nucleotide sequence above comes from Mycobacteroides saopaulense. Encoded proteins:
- a CDS encoding LysR family transcriptional regulator → MSVRSLNLDDLRCFVAVANRLSFAQAARELHLTPPVLTRRISNAERILNANLFVRDTRTVTLTGEGARLLPLAREIIEKFDKMPDEIAKGPLPVRKITCGVPPWFPPTLQNKLTVLGKDNAEKFTLTQAPLVGSEIIDGILHERLDFGFVRPSSQATVLSYTTVWKQRIGAVLSRALYQSRESICVAELLALDYIGDRRDSDTEYRRDVEAELEKHGQLTRAEFTPGDAGLAKQGIASGQAFNLAPVPSPGEPSALEYDELVLVPVSDLHFRLLTCLAYRDDTAGRDRELQGVLETLLLLFRE
- a CDS encoding acyltransferase family protein produces the protein MKLGQVFDRRHNALTTWRLILAVGVVFWHSWPLTGREIDYAPVTRLLGDIFADGFFVISGFLITAAWMRRPNLKDYWTSRILRIFPGLWVCLMVIAFVIAPIAARVQHTSITFSSELGYVVNNALLNVTYFDIDGTPLNVPYSGVWDGSIWTLFFVLLCDVMVSVVGFVGLLKRRWTIPTLLVVALICSAYFSYTPGAYTWPQMLSRFFVVFLAGALFYQYQDQIPARWWLVALSIAIVLGSGFTQNYRVIGALPLAYALIVSGALIRKTRLRNDFSYGVYIYAFPIQQLLASFGLVRLNLILFFVLATAVTLPVAALSWFVVEKRAIALKTRILRRPAAQPAPRRAAVP